One genomic window of Fusarium keratoplasticum isolate Fu6.1 chromosome 3, whole genome shotgun sequence includes the following:
- a CDS encoding Epimerase domain-containing protein, with translation MSSKPIVLVTGANGYIAGPVIAAFLEAGYAVRGSVRSKASADTLVKALSQYGDALEIVEVPDIIAPGAFNEAVKGVHAIAHLASPVSLSFTDPDPVLEAAIQGTRGVLESAITEPSIKSVVLMSSVAAVAAHDKELPYRFTEADWNLGALDLVKALGKNTPGPLIYVASKVAGEKAFWDFRDEKKPSFSMTALNPTFVMGPTPALDSLSKLGGTTAFIWQVFSGQEIPEPLSPGSSFVDVRDIARVAVFSVDHPEKANGERFLLTSGQFPPQAAADILRKAFPERQDIIKVGTPGKGYNPGYVYDENRVIDGSKAVRVTGKDYYPVEQTIIDTAKSYEKFL, from the exons ATGTCCAGCAAGCCCATTGTCCTTGTAACTGGTGCCAATGGCTACATCGCCGGCCCAGTCATTGCCGCTTTTCTCGAAGCTGGCTACGCCGTCCGTGGATCTGTCCGCTCGAAGGCTTCAGCAGACACCCTCGTCAAGGCACTGTCCCAGTACGGCGATGCTCTTGAAATTGTCGAGGTCCCCGACATTATCGCTCCAGGAGCCTTTAACGAGGCTGTCAAGG GTGTCCATGCCATCGCTCATCTTGCTTCGCCCGTGAGCCTCTCCTTCACTGACCCAGACCCTGTCCTCGAAGCAGCGATCCAGGGCACCCGAGGTGTTTTGGAGTCTGCCATCACCGAGCCCTCCATCAAGTCGGTTGTTCTCATGTCTTCGGttgccgccgttgctgctCACGATAAGGAGCTTCCTTATCGCTTCACCGAGGCTGATTGGAACCTTGGAGCTCTGGACTTGGTGAAGGCGCTTGGCAAGAACACACCCGGTCCGCTCATCTACGTCGCGAGCAAGGTGGCTGGCGAGAAGGCCTTCTGGGACTTCcgagatgagaagaagcctAGTTTCTCCATGACGGCTCTGAACCCTAC CTTCGTCATGGGACCGACTCCAGCTCTCGATTCACTCTCCAAACTTGGTGGCACAACAGCCTTCATCTGGCAGGTCTTTTCCGGACAAGAAATCCCCGAGCCCCTCTCGCCGGGCTCGTCCTTTGTCGATGTCCGCGACATTGCCCGTGTTGCCGTCTTCAGCGTCGACCATCCTGAGAAGGCCAATGGAGAGCGCTTCCTGCTCACGTCAGGACAGTTCCCTCCCCAGGCTGCGGCCGACATTCTCCGAAAGGCTTTCCCTGAACGCCAGgacatcatcaaggttgGAACTCCAGGGAAGGGATACAACCCTGGATATGTGTACGACGAGAACAGAGTCATTGATGGCTCAAAGGCTGTCAGGGTGACAGGAAAGGATTATTATCCTGTGGAGCAGACAATCATCGATACTGCCAAGTCTTATGAGAAGTTCCTGTAA
- a CDS encoding putative mitochondrial 2-oxoglutarate/malate carrier protein: MSSSGFKQAAESARSKTSDVLGAARGDSAALANDLLHSPVAKAILPFVNGGISGMVATSVVQPVDMIKVRIQLAGEGTAAGPKPTPLSVTRQIIASGKVLDLYTGLSAGLLRQAVYTTARLGMFDTLMGSLSARAKAEGRAVGFAERATAGLTAGGIAAMIGNPADLALIRMQSDGLKPLAERKNYKSVIDALGGIAKSEGIGALWAGAAPTVVRAMALNFGQLAFFSEAKAQLKKHTDLSTQTQTLSASAIAGFFASFFSLPFDFVKTRLQKQSKGPDGKLPYRGMVDCFSKVAKQEGLGRFYRGFGTYYVRIAPHAMVTLIVADYLGWLTK; the protein is encoded by the exons atgagctCCTCAGGCTTCAAGCAGGCGGCTGAATCAGCTCGCTCAAAGACCAGCGATGTCCTCGGTGCTGCCAGGGGCGACTCGGCTGCCCTCGCCAATGACTTGCTGCACTCTCCtgtggccaaggccatcctcCCCTTCGTCAACGGTGGTATCAGCGGTATGGTGGCCACCAGCGTCGTCCAGCCCGTCGATATGATCAAGGTCCGCATCCAGCTCGCTGGTGAGGGAACAGCAGCTGGTCCCAAGCCCACTCCCCTCTCTGTCACTCGACAGATCATTGCCAGCGGCAAGGTTCTCGACCTGTACACTGGTCTCTCGGCCGGTCTCCTGCGCCAGGCTGTCTACACCACCGCCCGCTTGGGCATGTTCGACACTCTCATGGGATCTCTTTCCGCccgagccaaggctgagggcCGTGCCGTTGGCTTCGCCGAGCGAGCAACTGCTGGTCTGACTGCCGGTGGTATCGCCGCCATGATTGGTAACCCCGCCGATCTCGCCCTCATCCGAATGCAGAGCGACGGCCTCAAGCCCCTCGCCGAGCGAAAGAACTACAAGTCAGTCATCGACGCCCTGGGCGGAATCGCCAAGAGCGAGGGCATCGGCGCCCTCTGGGCCGGAGCCGCTCCCACCGTCGTCCGAGCCATGGCCCTCAACTTTGGTCAgctcgccttcttcagcgaggccaaggcccagctcaagaagcacaCGGATCTGTCAACCCAGACCCAGACActcagcgccagcgccatcgcCGGCTTCTtcgcctccttcttctccctgcccttcgactttgtcaagacaCGCCTGCAGAAGCAGTCCAAGGGTCCCGACGGCAAGCTTCCCTACCGCGGCATGGTCGACTGCTTCTCCAAGGTCGCCAAGCAGGAGGGTCTCGGCCGATTCTACCGTGGCTTCGGCACATACTATGTCCGCATTGCACCTCACGC TATGGTGACACTGATCGTTGCTGACTACCTTGGCTGGCTCACCAAATAA